One segment of Kitasatospora viridis DNA contains the following:
- a CDS encoding MarR family winged helix-turn-helix transcriptional regulator, with translation MNDDDLDPAAIGAALLAGISVLVRRVRQVGVDGGLTMPERSALSLLDRTGPTTSAALAREAQITAQAMGATLAGLRERGLVERRPDPDDGRRIVLSLTDAGREALRNKRSARVELIAEALTGGAFTPAELEQLAVAGPLLERLAQHI, from the coding sequence ATGAACGATGACGACCTGGACCCCGCCGCGATCGGCGCGGCCCTGCTCGCGGGCATCAGCGTGCTGGTGCGCCGGGTGCGCCAAGTGGGCGTCGACGGCGGGCTCACCATGCCCGAGCGGTCGGCGCTGTCGCTGCTGGACCGCACCGGTCCCACCACCTCCGCGGCGCTGGCCCGGGAGGCGCAGATCACCGCGCAGGCGATGGGTGCGACGCTCGCCGGGCTGCGCGAGCGCGGCCTGGTCGAACGCCGCCCGGACCCGGACGACGGCCGGCGCATCGTGCTCTCGCTGACCGACGCCGGCCGCGAGGCGCTGCGGAACAAGCGCAGCGCGCGGGTCGAGCTGATCGCCGAGGCCCTGACCGGCGGCGCCTTCACCCCGGCGGAGCTGGAGCAGCTCGCCGTGGCCGGGCCGCTGCTGGAGCGGCTGGCCCAGCACATCTGA